Proteins encoded by one window of Deltaproteobacteria bacterium:
- a CDS encoding ATP-binding protein — MELARERHLRRVALLLDEFPVVALLGARQVGKSTLAGQLIESRQGPSAWFDLENPVDLTRLADPGLELRPLRGLVVLDEIQRLPEVFPLLRVLADRPGTPARFLVLGSASPTLLRQTSETLAGRVAFHELDGFGLDEVDDLERLWLRGGFPRSYLATSAPASRRWRDGFIQTFLARDVPELGSLIPSTTLHRFWTMLAHWHGRLWNGAELGRAFGVSHTTVRRYLDLLTSVFMVRQLQPWHENIAKRQVRSPKVFINDSGLLHALLGLTTREDVVSHPVVGPSWEGFVVQQVIHLLGARPEQCYHWSTHAGAELDLLILAGNRRYGFEVKRAEAPRVTASMRIAFETLGLERLDVVHAGTRSYRMAPGIRALPAADLDATLSPLPE; from the coding sequence ATGGAACTCGCACGGGAACGTCATCTCCGGCGTGTCGCATTGTTGTTGGACGAGTTCCCGGTGGTCGCGTTGCTGGGTGCCCGACAGGTCGGCAAGTCCACGCTGGCCGGGCAACTCATCGAATCCCGGCAAGGCCCGTCGGCATGGTTCGACCTGGAGAACCCCGTCGACCTCACTCGTCTGGCCGATCCGGGTCTGGAGCTGCGCCCGCTGCGGGGGCTTGTGGTCCTCGACGAGATCCAGCGGCTACCGGAAGTGTTTCCCCTCTTGCGCGTGTTGGCGGACCGGCCTGGAACCCCGGCGCGTTTCCTCGTGCTGGGGAGCGCCTCGCCCACACTGCTCCGCCAAACCTCCGAAACCCTGGCGGGGCGCGTGGCGTTCCACGAACTGGATGGGTTCGGACTCGACGAGGTGGACGACCTGGAGCGGCTGTGGCTGCGCGGCGGGTTCCCGCGTTCGTATCTTGCCACCTCCGCTCCCGCGAGCCGCCGTTGGCGTGATGGTTTCATCCAGACTTTCCTGGCCCGGGACGTGCCGGAGCTCGGCAGTCTGATTCCTTCCACAACGTTGCACCGTTTCTGGACGATGCTGGCCCACTGGCACGGCCGGTTGTGGAACGGCGCGGAGCTGGGCCGCGCCTTCGGCGTATCCCACACCACTGTCCGACGCTACCTCGACCTTCTCACCTCGGTGTTCATGGTCCGGCAGTTGCAGCCCTGGCACGAAAACATCGCCAAGCGGCAGGTGCGCTCGCCCAAGGTCTTCATCAACGACTCGGGCCTGCTACATGCACTGCTGGGTCTGACGACGCGCGAAGACGTGGTCTCCCACCCTGTCGTCGGGCCGTCTTGGGAAGGATTCGTGGTCCAACAGGTCATTCACCTGCTGGGCGCCCGTCCCGAGCAGTGCTACCACTGGTCGACCCACGCCGGCGCGGAACTCGATCTGCTGATACTGGCGGGCAACCGGCGGTACGGGTTCGAAGTCAAACGCGCCGAAGCGCCCCGGGTGACGGCGTCCATGCGCATCGCCTTCGAGACGCTCGGCCTTGAACGGCTGGACGTCGTGCACGCCGGCACGCGAAGCTACCGGATGGCGCCGGGCATCCGGGCGTTACCCGCGGCCGACCTTGATGCGACACTCTCTCCCTTGCCGGAGTGA
- the rnhA gene encoding ribonuclease HI: MKQVTIYTDGACIGNPGPGGYGTVLLYNTATPTRRELSGGYRRTTNNRMEIMAVLAGLRSLTEPCRVTLYSDSRYVVDAMSKGWAESWRAKGWRKGDKAPALNPDLWAEMLELSERHEIEYRWVKGHAGDPENERCDELAVTAARGADLARDEVYERGHPGSRGRRR, translated from the coding sequence ATGAAACAAGTCACCATCTATACCGACGGCGCGTGCATCGGGAACCCGGGTCCGGGTGGTTACGGGACCGTGCTCCTTTACAATACGGCTACGCCTACCCGCAGGGAGCTGAGCGGCGGATACCGCAGGACCACCAACAACCGCATGGAGATCATGGCGGTTCTAGCCGGTCTCCGTTCCCTCACGGAACCGTGCCGCGTGACCCTCTACAGCGACTCCCGCTACGTGGTGGACGCCATGTCCAAGGGATGGGCCGAGAGCTGGCGTGCGAAGGGATGGAGGAAGGGCGACAAGGCGCCCGCGCTGAATCCCGACCTCTGGGCCGAGATGCTGGAGCTGTCCGAACGGCACGAGATCGAGTACCGCTGGGTCAAGGGCCACGCGGGCGACCCGGAGAACGAACGCTGCGACGAGCTGGCGGTGACCGCCGCGCGCGGAGCGGACCTGGCCCGGGATGAAGTCTACGAGCGCGGCCATCCCGGATCGAGGGGTCGTCGGCGCTAA